One segment of Terriglobales bacterium DNA contains the following:
- the nuoK gene encoding NADH-quinone oxidoreductase subunit NuoK, producing the protein MAPISTLHYLVVAAALFIIGTIGVVTRRNIVIILMSIELILNAVNLNLVAFSRLYNLQGQIFSIFIIADAAAEAAVGLGILIAFFRNKETVNVDEVDLLKW; encoded by the coding sequence ATGGCACCGATATCAACCCTTCATTACCTGGTCGTTGCGGCGGCGCTGTTCATCATCGGCACCATCGGCGTGGTTACGCGCCGGAACATCGTCATCATCCTCATGTCCATCGAGTTGATTCTCAACGCCGTCAACCTCAACCTGGTGGCATTCTCGCGACTGTACAACCTGCAGGGACAGATTTTCTCGATCTTCATCATTGCCGACGCTGCCGCGGAAGCGGCCGTCGGACTTGGCATCCTGATCGCCTTCTTCCGTAACAAGGAGACGGTCAACGTCGACGAAGTGGATTTGCTGAAGTGGTAG
- a CDS encoding complex I subunit 1 family protein, whose protein sequence is MTPGATGNFLWATIYILVIFGGVSLFVMSMVWFERKALAHFQIRLGPMRVGPHGLLQPIADAIKLLTKEDTIPEGADTAIFWIAPVWVVLTGFTTLLVVPFSLTHAVTDMNIGILYMLGISSLGVLGIIMAGWSSNSHYPLLGSLRSSAQMVSYEVAMGLAIVSAVLMTSFTPGTEGVGTLSMVKIVEAQQAQGVWFIFKFFPLGLIAFVIFAIAMVAETNRAPFDLPEAESELVAGFHTEYSGLRWSLFMLAEYAGMFAVSSIATTLWLGGWLRPFPNWLKGESWDLAFSFFPGVFVAIVGLLGIRQALKMPKHPALRINKLGFLAFAALIVMIGLVMFIPAVRIRIADIFWFLLKVAVFIYLYIWYRATWPRYRFDQLMKVGWKVLLPLSLAVIIITALIGLAPELGHWVRGLFA, encoded by the coding sequence ATGACTCCGGGTGCTACTGGCAATTTTCTCTGGGCGACCATCTACATTCTCGTCATCTTCGGCGGCGTATCGCTCTTCGTGATGTCCATGGTGTGGTTCGAGCGCAAAGCGCTGGCCCACTTCCAGATTCGACTCGGTCCCATGCGCGTTGGACCTCACGGGCTTCTTCAACCCATCGCCGACGCCATTAAGCTGCTAACCAAAGAAGACACGATTCCCGAAGGTGCCGACACCGCGATCTTCTGGATCGCTCCCGTTTGGGTAGTGTTGACGGGATTCACCACTCTGCTGGTGGTTCCGTTCAGCCTGACGCACGCCGTCACCGACATGAACATCGGCATCCTCTACATGCTCGGCATCTCCTCGCTCGGCGTGTTGGGGATCATCATGGCGGGCTGGTCGTCGAACTCGCATTACCCGTTACTCGGCTCGCTTCGTTCCAGCGCGCAGATGGTCTCTTACGAAGTCGCCATGGGACTGGCCATCGTCTCGGCCGTGCTCATGACGAGCTTCACCCCCGGCACCGAAGGCGTTGGCACGCTGAGCATGGTAAAGATCGTAGAAGCTCAACAGGCGCAAGGCGTCTGGTTCATCTTCAAGTTCTTCCCGCTGGGCCTGATCGCATTCGTGATTTTCGCGATCGCCATGGTCGCCGAAACCAATCGCGCACCGTTCGACCTTCCCGAGGCCGAATCCGAACTCGTCGCCGGATTCCACACCGAGTACAGCGGACTTCGCTGGTCGCTCTTCATGCTGGCGGAATACGCGGGCATGTTCGCCGTCTCCTCCATCGCGACCACGCTTTGGCTCGGCGGATGGCTCCGTCCTTTCCCGAACTGGCTGAAAGGCGAAAGTTGGGACCTGGCGTTCTCGTTCTTCCCGGGCGTATTCGTCGCTATCGTCGGTCTGCTCGGTATTCGCCAGGCACTGAAGATGCCCAAACATCCGGCGCTTCGCATCAACAAGCTCGGCTTCCTCGCCTTCGCCGCGTTAATCGTGATGATCGGCCTGGTGATGTTCATCCCGGCCGTTCGCATTCGCATCGCCGACATCTTCTGGTTCCTGCTGAAAGTTGCCGTTTTTATTTACCTGTACATCTGGTATCGCGCCACGTGGCCGCGTTACCGCTTTGACCAGTTGATGAAAGTCGGCTGGAAGGTCCTGCTCCCGCTGTCGCTCGCGGTCATCATCATCACCGCGCTGATCGGACTCGCGCCGGAGCTGGGCCATTGGGTTCGGGGGCTCTTCGCATGA
- a CDS encoding NADH-quinone oxidoreductase subunit D, which yields MRHDALVNNRWTGNTDDWGDKGTTVLDANELILNMGPQHPSTHGVLRVILKLDGEKINGTECVIGYLHRGVEKIGEHRTYTQFAPYVDRMDYVAAVSNGLGYCQAVETLLNVEAPPRAQYIRVIMAELQRIASHQVWLGTHALDIGAMTPLFYTFRDREEILKIFEKYCGARLTTHAFRIGGCQYETYEGFEKEVKKFCDFVEPKIAEYEALLTTNRIWVERTKGVGILNGDDCKALGVTGPVLRASGVKWDLRKAQPYAAYSKFEFDIPTGENGDTYDRYLVRIREMYQSLRIIRQAVESIPEGPIMAKVPKIIKPPVGEIYHSIEAPKGELGYFIVSDGSTQPYRMRIRPPSFVNLQALDKMVHGMLVADIVAVIGTLDIVLGEVDR from the coding sequence ATGAGACACGACGCCTTGGTGAATAATCGCTGGACCGGCAACACGGACGATTGGGGCGACAAGGGCACGACCGTCCTCGATGCCAACGAACTCATCCTGAACATGGGCCCGCAGCACCCGTCCACGCACGGCGTGCTCCGCGTCATCCTTAAACTCGACGGCGAAAAGATCAACGGCACCGAATGCGTGATCGGGTACCTGCATCGCGGCGTCGAGAAGATCGGCGAGCACCGCACGTATACGCAGTTCGCGCCCTACGTCGACCGCATGGACTACGTGGCTGCCGTTTCCAATGGCCTCGGATACTGCCAGGCTGTCGAAACACTTCTGAACGTCGAAGCGCCACCGCGTGCTCAGTACATCCGCGTGATTATGGCGGAATTGCAGCGTATCGCCAGCCACCAGGTCTGGCTCGGAACGCACGCCCTCGACATAGGCGCCATGACGCCGCTGTTCTACACCTTCCGTGACCGCGAAGAGATCCTGAAAATCTTCGAGAAATACTGCGGCGCTCGTTTGACGACGCACGCGTTCCGAATCGGCGGATGCCAGTACGAGACGTATGAAGGCTTCGAGAAGGAAGTCAAAAAGTTCTGCGACTTCGTCGAGCCAAAGATCGCCGAGTACGAAGCCCTGTTGACCACCAACCGCATCTGGGTGGAACGCACCAAAGGCGTCGGTATCCTGAACGGCGACGACTGCAAAGCGCTCGGCGTTACAGGTCCGGTCCTCCGTGCCTCCGGCGTCAAATGGGACCTTCGCAAAGCGCAACCCTACGCCGCATACAGCAAGTTTGAATTCGACATTCCAACCGGCGAGAACGGTGACACTTACGACCGGTATCTGGTTCGCATCCGCGAGATGTACCAGTCGCTCCGGATCATCCGCCAGGCGGTCGAGAGCATTCCCGAGGGCCCGATCATGGCGAAGGTGCCGAAGATCATCAAGCCTCCGGTGGGCGAAATCTATCACTCGATCGAAGCTCCCAAAGGCGAACTCGGATACTTCATCGTGAGCGATGGTTCCACGCAGCCTTACCGCATGCGCATCCGGCCGCCATCCTTCGTAAACCTTCAGGCTTTAGACAAGATGGTTCATGGCATGTTGGTGGCCGACATCGTGGCCGTCATTGGAACACTCGACATCGTCCTGGGAGAGGTGGACCGCTAA
- a CDS encoding NADH-quinone oxidoreductase subunit J: protein MTPVAPTFFFYFLSAVAIISALMVITRKNAVHSALSLIVTLLSLAGLYLMLYAPFVAGVQVILYAGGIMVLFLFVIMLVSIEQSVKEEQFNSQWLVGILACVILGAMFVFVYVKGKSIFPNTAANLPEVNNTQQVGLTLFQNYLLPFEIASLLLLVAIVGAVVMAKKRI from the coding sequence ATGACACCTGTTGCCCCAACATTCTTTTTCTACTTCCTGTCGGCGGTCGCGATCATTTCGGCCCTGATGGTGATTACGCGCAAGAACGCCGTGCACTCGGCGCTCTCGCTGATCGTCACCCTGCTCTCGCTCGCCGGACTCTACCTCATGCTGTACGCCCCATTCGTCGCCGGTGTTCAGGTGATCCTCTACGCGGGCGGCATCATGGTGCTGTTCCTGTTCGTGATCATGCTGGTGAGCATCGAGCAGTCGGTCAAGGAAGAGCAGTTCAACAGCCAATGGCTGGTTGGCATTCTGGCCTGCGTGATTCTCGGCGCGATGTTCGTCTTCGTGTACGTGAAAGGGAAGTCGATCTTCCCCAACACCGCCGCCAACCTGCCGGAGGTCAACAACACACAGCAGGTCGGACTCACGCTCTTCCAGAATTACCTGCTGCCATTCGAAATCGCATCGCTGCTCCTGCTGGTCGCAATCGTGGGCGCGGTGGTGATGGCAAAGAAGAGGATTTGA
- a CDS encoding NADH-quinone oxidoreductase subunit A yields the protein MPANYVPIFIFVLIIVIAMPAALILAKLVRPSKPNKNKQMAYECGVDPIGDSRGRYTVRFYIIAILFVVFDVETIFLFPWAVQYKALGLFGLVEMMVFLAILIAGYVWVWKKGALEWV from the coding sequence ATGCCCGCAAATTATGTCCCGATTTTTATCTTCGTTCTGATCATCGTCATCGCCATGCCGGCGGCGCTGATTCTGGCCAAACTTGTTCGCCCTTCAAAGCCCAACAAAAACAAGCAGATGGCCTATGAGTGCGGTGTCGATCCCATCGGCGACTCCCGCGGACGCTACACCGTTCGCTTCTACATCATTGCCATCCTTTTCGTCGTTTTCGATGTGGAAACGATCTTCCTCTTCCCTTGGGCCGTTCAGTACAAAGCGCTCGGCCTCTTCGGACTTGTCGAAATGATGGTCTTCCTCGCCATCCTGATTGCCGGATACGTCTGGGTGTGGAAGAAGGGCGCTCTTGAGTGGGTGTAG
- a CDS encoding NADH-quinone oxidoreductase subunit C: protein MPDETKPNGTPPESPQSADKPAAEPAKTPSPSPVSPATETKPVPPAAAKPAAPAAAGAPPRPAVPPKPAGPTPVPWETELTTQLKKVYGSGIKEASTYLGQNYLVVDSSILAEILLMMRDDEKFDYCVDITAVHYPKREKAEFDVVYILYSFAKNTRVRVKTQVADGQSVPSAVPIWPTTNWLEREAFDMFGIQFEGHPDLKRILMPDGWKGHPLRKDYNILQQDTDWVHINLGIESAQ from the coding sequence ATGCCTGACGAGACAAAACCGAACGGAACACCGCCTGAATCACCGCAGTCGGCCGATAAGCCGGCTGCGGAACCAGCGAAAACGCCTTCTCCATCTCCCGTTTCCCCGGCAACAGAAACGAAACCCGTGCCGCCCGCGGCCGCAAAACCTGCGGCGCCAGCGGCAGCAGGTGCGCCTCCGAGGCCCGCGGTTCCGCCTAAACCTGCAGGACCAACGCCGGTTCCGTGGGAAACGGAACTCACGACTCAGCTGAAGAAGGTCTACGGCTCTGGGATCAAGGAGGCTAGCACCTATCTCGGCCAAAACTACCTGGTCGTCGATTCGTCCATCCTCGCTGAAATCTTGCTCATGATGCGCGACGACGAGAAGTTCGACTACTGCGTCGACATCACGGCCGTTCACTATCCCAAGCGCGAGAAGGCTGAGTTCGACGTCGTTTACATCCTGTACTCCTTCGCGAAGAACACCCGAGTTCGGGTGAAGACGCAAGTCGCAGATGGACAGTCCGTTCCCAGCGCCGTTCCGATCTGGCCGACCACCAACTGGCTGGAAAGGGAAGCCTTCGACATGTTCGGAATCCAGTTCGAAGGTCATCCTGACTTGAAGCGGATCTTGATGCCAGATGGCTGGAAAGGCCATCCGCTGCGCAAGGACTACAACATCCTGCAACAGGACACCGATTGGGTGCACATCAACCTGGGAATCGAGAGCGCCCAATGA
- a CDS encoding 4Fe-4S binding protein, producing MTIPKLARKFLLLDLLQGLSVTFKYQAPKEIYTEQYPLERPAIAERYRGLPRMNVNPETGETLCIACDLCAKACPEHLIVVESERDPVTKRKVLTKYTYDVSRCMFCGLCEESCSTDALELTQDYEIAQFEREGLVLDRKRLEAGPEPTVYER from the coding sequence ATGACGATTCCCAAGCTTGCACGTAAGTTTCTGCTTCTCGATCTGCTTCAGGGGCTCTCGGTCACCTTCAAGTACCAGGCTCCCAAGGAGATCTACACCGAGCAATACCCGCTCGAGCGTCCGGCAATCGCCGAACGCTATCGCGGACTGCCGCGCATGAACGTGAATCCCGAAACCGGCGAGACGCTCTGCATCGCCTGCGATCTCTGCGCGAAGGCCTGCCCCGAGCACCTGATCGTCGTTGAAAGCGAACGCGATCCGGTCACCAAGCGCAAGGTCCTGACCAAGTACACCTACGACGTCAGCCGCTGCATGTTCTGCGGACTTTGCGAAGAATCCTGTTCAACCGACGCACTCGAACTCACCCAGGACTACGAGATCGCGCAATTCGAACGCGAAGGACTGGTCCTCGACCGGAAACGGCTTGAGGCCGGTCCAGAACCGACGGTGTACGAGCGATGA